The following proteins come from a genomic window of Myroides odoratus DSM 2801:
- a CDS encoding YpdA family putative bacillithiol disulfide reductase, protein MKHIDVLIIGGGPIGIACGIEAKKAGLSYLIIEKGCLVNSLYHYPINMQFFSTSELLELDHIPFISAENKPRRKEALEYYRRVTHLHELSIHLFETVLGVNKQAEGHFTVETSKSQYSASHVVVATGFYDFPNLLHIPGENLPKVSHYYNDPHYYANMEVVVVGASNSSVDAALECYRKGAKVTMVVRDTAISSHVKYWVKPDIENRIAEGAIQVYYNSQLTAITPSTVTLERAGESITLTNDFVLALTGYRPDFDFLRKLGITTQNEVDLLPTFHAETMETNIANLYLAGVVCGGLNTHTWFIENSRIHASMIVKHILEKK, encoded by the coding sequence ATGAAACATATAGACGTACTAATTATTGGAGGTGGCCCCATAGGAATTGCCTGTGGTATTGAGGCTAAGAAAGCAGGATTGTCCTATCTTATTATTGAAAAAGGATGTTTGGTCAATTCCTTATACCACTATCCCATCAATATGCAGTTTTTCTCTACTTCAGAGTTATTAGAACTCGACCATATTCCCTTTATTAGTGCAGAAAATAAACCAAGACGCAAAGAAGCCTTAGAATACTATAGACGAGTAACTCATCTACACGAGTTGTCCATTCATTTATTTGAAACGGTATTAGGTGTGAATAAACAAGCAGAAGGTCATTTTACAGTAGAGACATCCAAAAGCCAATATAGCGCTTCTCATGTGGTTGTCGCCACTGGTTTCTATGATTTCCCAAACCTCTTGCATATTCCAGGAGAAAATCTACCTAAGGTTTCACATTATTACAATGATCCGCATTATTATGCCAACATGGAAGTTGTGGTAGTTGGAGCAAGTAATTCCTCCGTAGATGCAGCATTAGAATGCTATCGAAAAGGAGCTAAAGTAACCATGGTAGTTCGAGATACTGCTATTAGTTCACATGTAAAATATTGGGTAAAACCCGATATTGAAAACCGAATTGCCGAAGGTGCTATTCAGGTCTATTACAACAGTCAATTAACCGCTATTACTCCCTCTACTGTTACTCTAGAACGAGCAGGTGAGTCAATCACACTAACAAATGATTTTGTTTTAGCCTTAACAGGTTATCGTCCAGATTTCGATTTCTTGCGCAAGCTGGGTATTACGACTCAAAATGAGGTGGATTTACTGCCAACCTTCCATGCAGAGACGATGGAAACCAATATTGCTAATCTATACTTGGCAGGTGTCGTTTGTGGAGGATTGAACACCCATACTTGGTTTATTGAAAACTCAAGAATTCACGCCTCAATGATTGTGAAGCACATACTCGAAAAAAAATAA
- a CDS encoding Fur family transcriptional regulator, with product MKNIEEALLAKNIKPTAMRILVLKFLKQQQGAVSLADIENSFDQSDRVTIYRTVKTFESKGLLHSITANNVTQYALCSSSCSEDNHRDTHLHFICKQCKKTICLTQVAIPTIDIPEGFELSDIEVVAHGVCKGCKA from the coding sequence ATGAAGAATATTGAAGAAGCGTTACTTGCCAAAAACATTAAACCTACAGCTATGCGAATCCTTGTGCTTAAATTTTTAAAGCAACAACAAGGAGCCGTATCGTTAGCGGATATTGAAAATAGCTTTGATCAATCAGACCGCGTAACGATTTATCGCACAGTGAAGACGTTTGAGAGTAAAGGATTATTACACAGTATCACAGCGAATAATGTTACACAATATGCGTTATGCTCTTCTAGCTGTTCTGAAGATAATCATCGTGATACCCATTTGCACTTTATCTGCAAACAGTGCAAGAAGACTATTTGCTTAACACAAGTTGCTATCCCTACCATTGATATTCCAGAGGGATTTGAATTGAGTGACATCGAAGTTGTCGCACACGGGGTGTGTAAAGGATGTAAAGCGTAG
- a CDS encoding aromatic amino acid transport family protein, with translation MQKLIGSILIVAGTTIGAGMLAMPIISANVGFLFMSFILFCIWFAMFYTSVLLVNVYRYNSPEDGLNTLTTKYLGKPGAYITGLSMLTLMYALTSAYIAGGGDILRTNLEQLLHLEVSPQLSAILFTLLFGGIIAFGTRAVDYSTKVVFSIKILCLCLVLGLLLPHIEMAYLAYIPQSPLPVLATIPIIFTSFGFSVVIPSLVKYLDGNLRQLKWVFFIGSIIPLLLYLIWELTILGNIESSVFSEILKNNAGLEGLLVSIKEINSSPFIKIAFTIFAAAAILTSFWGVALALNDYIKDLAKDRPKIKHNVSAFILTFLPPILFALFYPDGFVIALGYASISLVVLALIIPMLMLQKAKKIAGEKTSILQYIIYGFLWILSLLIVVLQLLLAFEVLPS, from the coding sequence ATGCAAAAATTAATCGGAAGTATTCTTATTGTAGCAGGAACTACAATAGGCGCAGGAATGTTAGCAATGCCCATTATATCGGCCAATGTAGGTTTTTTATTTATGTCATTCATCTTGTTCTGTATCTGGTTTGCTATGTTTTATACTTCCGTGCTCCTAGTAAATGTCTATCGATACAATTCACCTGAAGATGGGTTAAATACCCTAACAACAAAATATTTAGGAAAACCAGGGGCTTATATCACTGGATTGAGTATGCTAACCTTGATGTATGCCCTTACTAGTGCGTATATTGCAGGTGGAGGAGATATCCTGAGAACAAATCTGGAGCAATTGTTACACCTAGAAGTATCTCCTCAACTGAGTGCTATTCTTTTTACCCTTCTTTTTGGGGGAATTATCGCCTTTGGCACAAGAGCTGTAGATTATAGTACCAAAGTTGTATTCTCAATTAAAATCCTTTGTTTATGCTTGGTTTTAGGGCTTTTACTCCCTCATATTGAGATGGCTTATTTGGCTTATATCCCTCAAAGTCCACTTCCTGTCTTAGCTACAATTCCCATTATTTTCACTTCATTTGGGTTTAGTGTGGTTATTCCTAGCTTAGTCAAATACTTGGATGGAAATTTACGCCAGCTCAAATGGGTCTTTTTTATTGGTAGTATCATTCCTTTACTTTTATATTTAATCTGGGAACTTACCATTTTAGGAAATATTGAAAGTAGCGTTTTCAGTGAGATTTTGAAAAACAATGCTGGGTTAGAGGGATTACTTGTATCAATTAAAGAAATCAATAGTTCACCTTTCATCAAAATTGCATTTACCATTTTTGCTGCAGCTGCAATTCTAACTTCCTTTTGGGGAGTTGCTTTAGCTCTAAATGATTACATCAAAGATTTAGCAAAAGATCGCCCTAAAATCAAACACAATGTAAGTGCTTTTATTTTGACTTTCCTACCTCCAATCTTATTCGCTTTATTTTATCCTGATGGATTTGTGATTGCTTTAGGATATGCCTCTATTTCTTTGGTGGTATTAGCTCTAATTATCCCTATGTTGATGTTGCAAAAAGCAAAGAAAATAGCGGGTGAAAAGACATCGATTCTCCAGTATATTATTTACGGATTTCTATGGATTTTATCTTTATTAATTGTGGTTTTACAGCTTTTATTAGCTTTTGAAGTATTGCCTTCTTAA
- a CDS encoding tRNA threonylcarbamoyladenosine dehydratase, translated as MAIWQERAALLFKEEGLEKLKNANVLVVGLGGVGSFAAEFLARAGVGKMTIVDGDTVDITNINRQLPALHSTIGEPKVHIVGNRLMDINPELNLTRIEEFLSPERTHEVVTEEYDYVLDCIDSITPKINLILAAKRKRVKVISAMGAGGKMLASKIVVKDISKTDVCPLAKQIRKRLKKEGISSGVKAIFSTEKPDESSLKMTDGSNYKKSFFGTNSWMPALFGLHAAENVIRYLLSK; from the coding sequence ATGGCTATTTGGCAAGAAAGAGCAGCCTTACTTTTTAAAGAAGAAGGATTAGAAAAATTAAAAAACGCCAACGTATTAGTTGTTGGTTTAGGAGGAGTTGGATCATTTGCTGCTGAGTTTTTAGCGCGTGCAGGGGTAGGGAAAATGACCATTGTTGATGGAGATACGGTGGATATCACCAATATCAACAGACAATTACCTGCGTTGCATTCTACGATAGGGGAACCTAAAGTACACATTGTAGGAAATCGCTTGATGGATATTAATCCTGAGCTAAACTTAACGCGTATAGAAGAATTCTTATCACCAGAACGCACTCATGAGGTGGTAACGGAAGAATATGATTATGTACTCGACTGTATTGACAGTATAACGCCAAAAATTAATTTAATTTTAGCTGCGAAGCGCAAACGCGTGAAGGTAATTAGCGCTATGGGAGCAGGAGGAAAGATGCTAGCTTCTAAAATCGTTGTCAAAGATATTAGTAAAACAGATGTATGCCCATTGGCGAAACAAATTCGAAAACGCTTAAAGAAAGAAGGAATTTCTTCTGGAGTAAAGGCAATCTTTTCAACAGAAAAACCGGATGAAAGCAGTTTGAAAATGACAGATGGTTCAAACTATAAAAAGTCATTCTTTGGAACGAATAGCTGGATGCCAGCCTTGTTTGGTTTACATGCTGCAGAAAATGTAATTCGCTATTTATTATCGAAATAA
- a CDS encoding TatD family hydrolase, with translation MKYNIHTHHPQHAPDTLELVNQDLSKVDFSIPHFSLGIHPWYIVEAKIEEQLNWLETNLHHPNCLAIGECGLDKKIDIPWDLQEEVVVKQLLLAEKNKKAVILHVVSAYQEIIALKKKWKITVPLIVHGFNKHQQVAESLWKNGFYVSFGSALLKSNRLQETFSAAPKDFLFLETDDDATVTIADLYAQAEKLHPGIGQIVEANFKRIWSKEY, from the coding sequence ATGAAGTACAATATCCATACACATCATCCTCAACATGCCCCGGACACCTTAGAACTAGTCAATCAAGACTTGTCCAAGGTTGATTTTAGTATTCCGCATTTTTCGTTGGGTATTCACCCTTGGTATATTGTTGAAGCAAAGATTGAAGAACAATTAAATTGGTTGGAAACGAACCTGCATCATCCAAATTGTTTGGCTATAGGAGAGTGTGGTTTGGATAAGAAAATCGATATTCCTTGGGATTTACAAGAAGAAGTTGTTGTAAAACAATTACTTCTTGCAGAAAAAAATAAAAAAGCTGTAATTTTGCACGTCGTTTCTGCTTATCAAGAAATTATCGCACTAAAAAAGAAATGGAAAATCACCGTTCCGCTTATCGTTCACGGGTTTAATAAACATCAACAAGTGGCTGAAAGTTTGTGGAAAAACGGATTTTACGTCTCATTTGGCAGTGCTTTACTGAAGAGTAATCGATTGCAAGAAACTTTTTCTGCTGCGCCTAAAGATTTTTTATTTTTAGAAACAGATGATGATGCAACGGTTACTATTGCAGATCTATACGCGCAAGCAGAGAAACTACATCCTGGTATTGGGCAGATTGTAGAGGCGAATTTTAAACGAATATGGAGTAAAGAATACTAA
- a CDS encoding valine--tRNA ligase, with the protein MVIPAQFDAKQVEQKWYQYWMENNFFRSVPDERKPYTIVIPPPNVTGVLHMGHMLNVTIQDVLIRRARLKGLNACWVPGTDHASIATEAKVVAKLREQGINKNDLTREEFLKHAWEWKEEYGGVILDQLKKLGASCDWERTKFTMDPEMSQQVIKLFVDLYNKGLIYRGYRMVNWDPEAKTTLSDEEVIYEERQGKLYHVKYQIEGTSDYLTIATTRPETILGDSAICINPNDERYQHLKGKNAIVPICNRVVPIIFDEYVDMEFGTGCLKVTPAHDVNDKELGERHNLEIIDIFNADATLNDLGLHYKGKDRFVVRKEIETELAAIGALDKVENYLNNVGTSERTKAVIEPRLSDQWFLKMEELAKPALDAVMTTEDVKLYPSRYNSTYRSWLENIRDWNISRQLWWGHQIPAFFYGDGKEDFVVAETKEAALELAKAKTGKADLTVADLKQDEDALDTWFSSWLWPMSVFNGLIDPENEEFKYYYPTNDLVTGPDIIFFWVARMIMAGYGYTGVQPFTNVYFTGIVRDKQRRKMSKSLGNSPDALGLIDKFGADGVRVGLLLSASAGNDILFDEELCAQGKAFTNKVWNAFRLIQGWEVSDALEQPETAKVSLAWYEAKLQKTLVEIEDHFAKYRISDALMAIYKLVWDDFCSWFLEMIKPGYQQPIDRATYTKAIELLEENLKLLHPFMPFLTEEIWQHINARTADQALVISTWPETKAFDENIIKEFEFTMEVIAGIRTIRKDKNISFKDTIDLKIINNEKISTYFDSVISKLGNVTSMEYVNDQVNGALSYRVKSNEYFIPMEGNVNVEEEIAKLEEELKYLKGFLKSVQGKLSNEKFVSGAPEQVVANEKQKEADALAKIATIEHSLAGLK; encoded by the coding sequence ATGGTAATTCCTGCACAATTTGACGCAAAGCAAGTAGAGCAAAAATGGTATCAGTATTGGATGGAAAATAATTTTTTCCGATCTGTACCAGATGAAAGAAAGCCGTACACAATTGTAATACCTCCTCCAAACGTTACAGGAGTATTGCATATGGGGCATATGTTGAATGTTACAATTCAAGATGTATTAATACGTCGCGCACGTTTAAAAGGGCTAAACGCATGTTGGGTCCCTGGAACGGATCACGCATCTATTGCAACTGAAGCCAAAGTCGTCGCTAAATTGAGAGAGCAGGGAATCAATAAAAACGACTTAACTAGAGAAGAGTTCTTAAAACACGCATGGGAATGGAAAGAAGAATATGGCGGTGTGATTTTAGACCAGTTGAAAAAACTAGGAGCTTCTTGTGATTGGGAACGTACAAAGTTTACGATGGACCCAGAAATGTCACAACAAGTAATCAAGTTGTTTGTTGATTTGTATAATAAAGGATTGATTTACCGTGGGTACCGTATGGTGAACTGGGATCCGGAAGCAAAAACAACCTTATCGGATGAAGAGGTTATTTACGAAGAACGCCAAGGAAAACTGTATCACGTAAAATATCAAATCGAAGGAACGTCGGATTATTTAACGATTGCAACAACTCGTCCAGAAACAATTTTGGGTGATTCAGCTATTTGTATTAATCCAAACGATGAGCGTTACCAACATTTAAAAGGTAAAAATGCGATCGTACCGATTTGTAATCGCGTTGTACCTATTATTTTCGATGAGTATGTAGATATGGAATTCGGAACAGGATGTTTGAAAGTAACACCTGCTCACGATGTAAATGATAAAGAGTTAGGGGAACGTCACAATTTGGAAATTATCGATATTTTCAATGCAGATGCTACGCTAAATGATTTAGGCTTACACTACAAAGGGAAAGATCGCTTTGTGGTTCGCAAGGAAATTGAAACGGAATTAGCGGCTATCGGTGCGTTAGATAAAGTAGAAAACTACCTGAACAACGTAGGAACTTCTGAGCGTACAAAAGCTGTAATTGAACCGCGTTTATCAGATCAGTGGTTCTTGAAAATGGAAGAATTGGCTAAACCAGCATTAGATGCGGTAATGACAACTGAAGATGTAAAATTATATCCAAGCCGTTATAACAGTACCTATAGAAGTTGGTTGGAAAATATTCGCGATTGGAATATCTCTCGTCAATTGTGGTGGGGACACCAAATTCCAGCTTTCTTTTATGGAGATGGAAAAGAAGACTTCGTAGTAGCAGAAACGAAAGAAGCAGCTCTTGAATTAGCAAAAGCGAAAACAGGAAAAGCAGATTTAACTGTAGCAGATTTAAAACAAGATGAAGATGCGTTAGATACGTGGTTTTCTTCTTGGTTATGGCCAATGTCTGTCTTCAACGGATTAATTGATCCTGAAAACGAAGAGTTTAAATACTATTATCCTACCAATGATCTTGTTACAGGTCCAGATATTATTTTCTTCTGGGTAGCTCGTATGATTATGGCAGGATATGGATATACTGGCGTACAACCATTTACGAATGTTTACTTCACGGGTATTGTACGTGATAAACAACGTCGTAAAATGTCTAAATCATTAGGAAACTCTCCAGATGCTTTAGGATTAATTGATAAGTTTGGCGCGGATGGAGTTCGTGTAGGTTTATTGTTGTCTGCTTCTGCAGGAAACGATATCTTATTTGATGAAGAATTATGCGCACAAGGAAAAGCATTTACAAACAAAGTTTGGAATGCATTCCGTTTGATTCAAGGTTGGGAAGTTTCTGATGCCTTAGAACAACCAGAAACAGCAAAAGTATCTTTAGCTTGGTATGAAGCGAAGTTGCAAAAAACGCTAGTGGAAATTGAAGATCATTTCGCTAAATACAGAATTTCAGATGCGCTAATGGCAATCTATAAATTAGTATGGGATGATTTCTGTTCTTGGTTCTTAGAAATGATTAAACCAGGATACCAACAACCAATAGATCGCGCAACGTATACGAAAGCAATCGAACTATTAGAGGAAAACTTGAAATTGTTGCATCCATTTATGCCATTCTTGACAGAAGAAATTTGGCAACATATTAATGCGCGTACAGCAGATCAAGCTTTGGTTATCTCTACTTGGCCAGAAACAAAAGCATTTGATGAAAATATAATCAAAGAGTTTGAGTTTACCATGGAAGTAATCGCAGGTATTCGTACGATTAGAAAAGATAAAAATATTTCGTTTAAGGATACAATTGATTTGAAAATAATCAATAACGAAAAAATATCGACGTATTTTGACAGCGTTATTTCAAAACTTGGAAATGTAACAAGTATGGAATACGTGAATGACCAAGTAAACGGTGCTTTGTCTTACCGAGTAAAATCGAATGAGTATTTTATTCCAATGGAAGGCAATGTAAATGTAGAAGAAGAAATTGCGAAATTAGAAGAAGAGTTGAAATACTTGAAAGGGTTTTTGAAATCCGTACAAGGAAAGTTATCAAATGAAAAATTTGTTAGCGGTGCACCCGAACAAGTAGTGGCAAATGAGAAGCAAAAAGAAGCAGATGCATTGGCTAAAATTGCAACTATCGAACATAGTTTAGCAGGTCTTAAATAA
- a CDS encoding DUF1573 domain-containing protein: MKKLIAVFALVLSSALSFAQSGPKIQFAAENNTIDYGTVIRGNDDGLRSFEFTNTGDQPLIITNVRSTCGCTVPSKPTEPIMPGKKGNIDVKYNMSIGRISRTITVESNAVNYENGTVPLRIKGEVVDK, from the coding sequence ATGAAAAAATTAATAGCAGTATTCGCATTAGTCTTATCTAGTGCCTTATCATTCGCTCAAAGTGGTCCTAAAATTCAGTTCGCAGCTGAGAACAACACAATTGATTACGGAACAGTAATCAGAGGGAATGACGATGGATTACGTTCATTCGAATTCACAAACACAGGTGATCAACCGTTGATCATTACAAACGTACGTTCTACATGTGGATGTACAGTTCCTTCAAAACCAACTGAGCCAATCATGCCTGGTAAAAAAGGAAACATCGATGTAAAATACAACATGAGCATCGGAAGAATTAGCCGTACAATTACTGTTGAATCTAATGCAGTAAACTATGAAAACGGTACAGTGCCTTTGAGAATTAAAGGTGAAGTTGTAGATAAATAA
- a CDS encoding tyrosine-protein phosphatase, whose amino-acid sequence MFSFFKSKPILKSLIPQGYVDIHSHLIYGIDDGAKTIEDTKHIISSMQSLGFEQAIATPHTTPLVWENTREGILDQYQLVQEQLPQEAKAIELRVASEYLMDESLLPRIENKELLTLKDNYVLVEMSYMNPPIQLMDILFQLKSSGYDIVLAHPERYNFYHQNTAMYKKLKKAGCLFQMNLLSVTGYYGKHVLEAANYLLQQGLIDFVGSDIHHEKHIKGFDAKVEVKAIEFFTQAINNNQEFRK is encoded by the coding sequence ATGTTTTCATTTTTTAAATCTAAACCGATTTTAAAAAGCTTAATCCCTCAAGGTTATGTGGATATTCATTCCCATTTGATTTATGGTATTGATGATGGAGCTAAGACAATTGAAGATACAAAACATATTATTTCTTCTATGCAGAGCCTTGGTTTTGAACAAGCTATCGCTACGCCACATACTACGCCTTTGGTTTGGGAAAATACGCGTGAAGGTATTTTAGATCAATACCAACTGGTACAAGAACAATTGCCACAAGAAGCGAAAGCAATCGAATTAAGAGTTGCATCAGAGTATTTGATGGATGAGAGTTTATTGCCACGCATCGAAAACAAAGAACTTTTGACGTTAAAGGACAATTACGTTTTAGTTGAAATGTCCTATATGAATCCGCCTATTCAATTGATGGATATTTTATTTCAATTGAAATCCAGCGGGTATGATATTGTATTGGCCCACCCAGAACGCTATAATTTTTACCATCAAAATACTGCCATGTATAAGAAATTGAAAAAAGCAGGTTGCCTTTTTCAAATGAATCTATTATCGGTAACAGGGTATTATGGTAAACATGTATTAGAAGCTGCAAACTATTTGCTACAACAGGGTTTAATCGATTTTGTGGGATCCGATATCCACCATGAAAAACACATCAAAGGTTTTGATGCAAAAGTTGAGGTAAAAGCCATTGAGTTTTTTACTCAAGCAATTAATAATAATCAAGAGTTTAGAAAGTAG
- a CDS encoding lipoprotein N-acyltransferase Lnb domain-containing protein has protein sequence MKRIIVLFFAVFMIQWSYGNTVNRQLSDKAKVSVLTCGTGGQLYSLFGHTAIRVYDPAEGIDRVYNYGLFDFRIPNFYAKFVKGDLLYFVDYEGYESFVVNYAYDNRSVVEQELNLSQTQKQEVWSLLNESLKEENRYYTYKFIDNNCTTKVVDVLNKVLPTPVKVDVEENKGNYRTILNTYLKDRYFEKLGINLIFGNKVDHPSALLFLPDKFQAGLAQSMNGDQPLVKEELLVFQSKPVNNYVWWNTYWFASVVCALLLGLSINRIVRSIYFIAMGLFGVFFLLVGFYSLHSEVLLNNVVFLCNPILLFIPFVKNKSKIKRILGMIVVFLLILYVVLNLFSEKLIITLPLYVLTLGTLFLEFRANTQKE, from the coding sequence ATGAAAAGAATAATAGTGCTGTTCTTCGCTGTGTTTATGATACAATGGAGCTATGGAAATACAGTAAATAGACAATTGTCAGACAAAGCAAAAGTAAGCGTTTTAACTTGTGGAACAGGAGGACAATTGTATTCCCTTTTTGGACATACAGCTATTCGAGTATACGACCCAGCAGAGGGAATTGACCGAGTGTATAACTATGGATTATTCGATTTTAGAATACCTAATTTCTACGCAAAATTCGTGAAGGGAGATTTACTTTATTTTGTAGACTATGAAGGGTATGAGAGCTTTGTAGTGAATTATGCCTATGATAATCGCTCTGTTGTTGAGCAAGAATTAAATCTGTCTCAAACACAAAAACAAGAAGTTTGGAGCCTGTTAAATGAATCTTTAAAAGAAGAAAATCGATATTACACCTATAAATTTATAGACAACAATTGTACAACTAAAGTTGTGGATGTACTCAATAAAGTACTACCAACACCTGTAAAAGTTGATGTGGAAGAAAATAAAGGAAACTATCGTACCATATTAAACACCTATTTAAAAGATCGTTATTTTGAGAAATTAGGGATTAACCTCATTTTTGGAAATAAAGTTGACCATCCTTCAGCCTTGTTATTCTTACCAGATAAATTTCAAGCAGGCCTTGCTCAATCCATGAACGGAGATCAGCCTTTGGTTAAAGAAGAACTCCTCGTTTTTCAATCGAAACCTGTAAATAATTATGTATGGTGGAATACCTATTGGTTTGCTTCAGTGGTTTGTGCGCTATTGTTAGGTTTATCTATCAATCGTATCGTGCGCTCCATTTATTTCATTGCTATGGGGCTTTTTGGTGTATTTTTTCTTTTAGTTGGGTTTTATTCTCTACATAGTGAAGTATTATTAAATAATGTGGTTTTTTTGTGTAATCCTATCTTACTTTTTATTCCATTTGTTAAAAATAAGAGTAAAATTAAAAGAATTTTAGGAATGATTGTTGTGTTCTTGTTAATTTTATATGTTGTTTTGAATTTATTCTCAGAAAAGCTAATTATTACATTACCTTTGTATGTCTTAACTCTTGGAACCTTGTTTTTGGAGTTTAGAGCAAATACACAAAAAGAATAG
- a CDS encoding putative type IX sorting system protein PorV2 — protein sequence MKKLTVCTLLLCIGIAAHAQKARKYSNEFLNIGVDAVAMGMANSVVSSSGDVNSVYWNPAGLMQLEDQQVALMHASYFANIAQYDYAAFAMPLDERSALGISIIRFGVDDIMNTTELIDQHGNIDYNRISLFSAADYAFVLSYARNTPIPGLTYGVNAKVVRRIIGKFANSWGFGFDAGVQYKTNSDWMFGVMARDITTTYNMWNINKKEYSKVQNAVEGMNQELPETTEITLPKLQMGVSKNVKLTRDLNMLAAFALHVEFAETNAVISSGSMSMTPSLGVEFGYANLVFVRGGVGNFQNNRQMDNTEKMEFQPNIGVGFHYKGIQVDYALTDIGDQSAAIYSNVFSLKLDLGIFRK from the coding sequence GTGAAAAAGCTAACAGTATGTACGTTATTACTTTGCATAGGGATTGCTGCTCATGCACAAAAGGCAAGAAAATATTCCAATGAATTTTTGAACATTGGAGTAGATGCCGTTGCGATGGGAATGGCAAACAGTGTGGTTTCTTCGAGTGGAGATGTGAATTCGGTCTATTGGAATCCTGCAGGACTCATGCAATTGGAAGATCAACAAGTGGCTTTGATGCATGCTAGTTATTTCGCTAATATTGCTCAATATGATTATGCGGCATTCGCTATGCCTTTGGATGAACGTAGCGCTTTGGGAATCTCCATCATTCGTTTTGGTGTCGATGATATTATGAATACAACGGAATTAATCGATCAACACGGAAATATTGATTACAACCGCATCAGCTTATTCTCTGCTGCAGATTACGCTTTTGTACTCTCTTATGCTCGTAATACACCAATTCCAGGATTAACGTATGGAGTTAATGCTAAAGTAGTAAGACGTATAATCGGGAAATTCGCCAATTCATGGGGATTTGGATTCGATGCAGGTGTGCAGTACAAAACCAATTCGGATTGGATGTTTGGAGTAATGGCAAGAGATATAACAACCACCTATAATATGTGGAATATCAATAAAAAAGAATACAGTAAAGTACAAAATGCCGTTGAAGGAATGAATCAGGAATTGCCTGAGACGACAGAGATTACACTGCCTAAATTACAAATGGGAGTCTCTAAAAATGTAAAACTGACACGCGATTTGAATATGTTAGCCGCTTTTGCACTTCATGTTGAGTTTGCGGAAACCAATGCCGTGATTTCAAGTGGTTCTATGAGTATGACTCCTTCCTTAGGGGTTGAATTTGGATACGCTAATTTAGTATTCGTTCGTGGTGGAGTAGGTAACTTTCAGAATAACAGACAAATGGATAATACGGAAAAAATGGAATTCCAACCCAATATAGGGGTAGGGTTTCATTATAAAGGCATCCAAGTGGACTATGCCTTGACTGATATTGGAGACCAAAGTGCAGCTATTTACTCCAATGTATTCTCATTAAAATTAGATTTAGGAATTTTTAGAAAATAA
- a CDS encoding CDP-alcohol phosphatidyltransferase family protein yields the protein MKKHLPNFITLLNLASGLIACIYAFDDNIHMAFLWVCIGIFFDYWDGFVARILNVKSELGLQLDSLADMVTSGVVPGLIIYKQLANIQETQGPYNLTPETYYMAIVPYLGFLITLGAAYRLAKFNIDTRQTDSFIGLPTPGNALFILSLPLIVSTTNSEAVISFLSNPYVLVIISVLSAYIMNAELPLFSLKINPKNLGAYKLQLGFVIVSIILLIALHYLAIPIIILLYILLSVVKNVTTKKEIA from the coding sequence ATGAAAAAACACCTTCCAAATTTCATCACTTTATTAAACTTAGCATCAGGGTTAATTGCTTGTATCTATGCTTTTGACGACAATATTCACATGGCCTTTTTATGGGTATGTATTGGTATTTTCTTCGATTATTGGGATGGATTTGTAGCGCGCATCCTTAATGTTAAGAGCGAGTTAGGTCTTCAATTGGATTCTTTAGCGGATATGGTAACCAGTGGTGTAGTACCTGGATTAATCATCTACAAACAGTTAGCTAATATTCAAGAGACACAAGGACCGTATAATCTTACGCCTGAGACTTATTATATGGCTATCGTTCCGTATTTAGGTTTTCTAATTACATTGGGAGCTGCTTATCGTTTGGCTAAATTCAATATTGATACACGACAAACAGATTCGTTTATTGGACTACCAACTCCAGGAAATGCGCTTTTCATCTTGAGTTTACCTCTAATTGTAAGCACAACTAATTCTGAAGCGGTTATTTCTTTCTTGAGTAATCCGTATGTATTAGTGATCATCAGTGTATTGAGTGCTTATATCATGAATGCAGAGTTGCCTTTATTTTCTCTAAAAATTAATCCTAAAAACTTAGGAGCTTATAAATTGCAATTGGGATTTGTAATCGTTTCAATTATTCTATTGATTGCGTTACATTATTTAGCCATTCCAATTATCATTTTGCTTTACATTTTACTTTCGGTGGTTAAAAATGTCACAACGAAAAAAGAAATAGCTTAA